Proteins encoded within one genomic window of Triticum aestivum cultivar Chinese Spring chromosome 2D, IWGSC CS RefSeq v2.1, whole genome shotgun sequence:
- the LOC123054151 gene encoding dof zinc finger protein 1 isoform X2 — MDAAHWPQGLGLVKPMEEMLMGAPSANQQVQGSNPNPPAQAPSSAPGAGGPMRGGTPAMAVAGSGAGAGSTERRPRPQKEKAINCPRCNSTNTKFCYYNNYSLQQPRYFCKTCRRYWTEGGSLRNVPVGGGSRKNKRSSSSSASASASAAASTTASVANSSMLGAAPNKNPKLAHEGAAHDLNLAFPHHQGGMQAQADYMAFPSLESSSMCNPGGGGMAGNGARAGGALSAMELLRSTGCYMPLQMPMQMPGEYGAAGFSLGEFRAPAPPQSQSLLGFSLDAHGPVGGASTAGYGSGAGMQGMQDRSGRLLFAFEDLKPTANSGAGGGESGGGSGAGVDGGDHQFEQGNKEQQGNGTPVGQPDTPGFWNGMIGGGGTW; from the exons ATGGATGCAGCCCACTGGCCCCAG GGGCTAGGGCTGGTGAAGCCCATGGAGGAGATGCTGATGGGAGCACCAAGCGCGAACCAGCAGGTGCAAGGGTCAAATCCGAATCCACCGGCGCAGGCTCCGTCGTCGGCGCCTGGGGCTGGGGGACCCATGAGGGGCGGGACGCCGGCCATGGCAGTGGCGGGCTCCGGAGCTGGGGCGGGTAGCACGGAGCGGCGGCCGCGGCCGCAGAAGGAGAAGGCGATCAACTGCCCGCGGTGCAACTCCACCAACACCAAGTTCTGCTACTACAACAACTACAGCCTCCAGCAGCCGCGCTACTTCTGCAAGACGTGCCGCCGGTACTGGACGGAAGGCGGGTCGCTGCGCAACGTCCCCGTCGGCGGCGGCTCCCGCAAGAACAAGCGctcttcttcgtcgtccgcgtcagCGAGCGCCTCAGCGGCCGCCTCCACGACCGCGTCCGTCGCGAACTCATCCATGCTCGGGGCGGCGCCGAACAAGAACCCGAAGCTGGCGCACGAGGGCGCAGCGCACGACCTGAACCTCGCGTTCCCGCACCACCAAGGCGGGATGCAGGCGCAGGCGGACTACATGGCGTTCCCGAGCCTGGAGAGCAGCAGCATGTGCAACCCGGGCGGCGGCGGAATGGCGGGCAATGGCGCCCGGGCCGGTGGCGCGCTCTCCGCGATGGAGCTGCTCCGGAGCACCGGCTGCTATATGCCGCTCCAGATGCCGATGCAGATGCCCGGGGAGTACGGCGCCGCGGGGTTCTCGCTCGGGGAGTTCCGCGCGCCGGCGCCACCGCAGTCGCAGAGCTTGCTAGGCTTCTCGCTGGACGCGCACGGTCCGGTGGGCGGGGCTTCCACGGCGGGGTACGGCTCCGGTGCCGGGATGCAAGGGATGCAGGACAGGTCGGGCAGGTTGCTGTTCGCGTTCGAGGACTTGAAGCCGACGGCAAACTCTGGCGCCGGTGGCGGTGAGAGCGGTGGTGGTTCTGGCGCGGGCGTGGATGGCGGCGACCATCAGTTCGAGCAAGGCAACAAGGAGCAGCAAGGCAACGGCACCCCCGTTGGGCAGCCCGACACGCCGGGGTTCTGGAACGGCAtgatcggcggcggcggcacctGGTAA
- the LOC123054151 gene encoding dof zinc finger protein 1 isoform X1, which yields MCGSSTTTLQQHKQSCVFCVWCCTVEILDAPSPHSEPPHLHLSAACSLTTCYLPAGLGLVKPMEEMLMGAPSANQQVQGSNPNPPAQAPSSAPGAGGPMRGGTPAMAVAGSGAGAGSTERRPRPQKEKAINCPRCNSTNTKFCYYNNYSLQQPRYFCKTCRRYWTEGGSLRNVPVGGGSRKNKRSSSSSASASASAAASTTASVANSSMLGAAPNKNPKLAHEGAAHDLNLAFPHHQGGMQAQADYMAFPSLESSSMCNPGGGGMAGNGARAGGALSAMELLRSTGCYMPLQMPMQMPGEYGAAGFSLGEFRAPAPPQSQSLLGFSLDAHGPVGGASTAGYGSGAGMQGMQDRSGRLLFAFEDLKPTANSGAGGGESGGGSGAGVDGGDHQFEQGNKEQQGNGTPVGQPDTPGFWNGMIGGGGTW from the exons ATGTGTGGCAGCAGTACCACAACCCTACAACAGCACAAGCAaagttgtgttttttgtgtgtggtg TTGCACCGTAGAGATTCTTGACGCCCCCAGCCCCCACAGCGAGCCTCCCCACCTCCACCTCTCTGCTGCATGCTCGCTCACCACATGTTATCTTCCTGCG GGGCTAGGGCTGGTGAAGCCCATGGAGGAGATGCTGATGGGAGCACCAAGCGCGAACCAGCAGGTGCAAGGGTCAAATCCGAATCCACCGGCGCAGGCTCCGTCGTCGGCGCCTGGGGCTGGGGGACCCATGAGGGGCGGGACGCCGGCCATGGCAGTGGCGGGCTCCGGAGCTGGGGCGGGTAGCACGGAGCGGCGGCCGCGGCCGCAGAAGGAGAAGGCGATCAACTGCCCGCGGTGCAACTCCACCAACACCAAGTTCTGCTACTACAACAACTACAGCCTCCAGCAGCCGCGCTACTTCTGCAAGACGTGCCGCCGGTACTGGACGGAAGGCGGGTCGCTGCGCAACGTCCCCGTCGGCGGCGGCTCCCGCAAGAACAAGCGctcttcttcgtcgtccgcgtcagCGAGCGCCTCAGCGGCCGCCTCCACGACCGCGTCCGTCGCGAACTCATCCATGCTCGGGGCGGCGCCGAACAAGAACCCGAAGCTGGCGCACGAGGGCGCAGCGCACGACCTGAACCTCGCGTTCCCGCACCACCAAGGCGGGATGCAGGCGCAGGCGGACTACATGGCGTTCCCGAGCCTGGAGAGCAGCAGCATGTGCAACCCGGGCGGCGGCGGAATGGCGGGCAATGGCGCCCGGGCCGGTGGCGCGCTCTCCGCGATGGAGCTGCTCCGGAGCACCGGCTGCTATATGCCGCTCCAGATGCCGATGCAGATGCCCGGGGAGTACGGCGCCGCGGGGTTCTCGCTCGGGGAGTTCCGCGCGCCGGCGCCACCGCAGTCGCAGAGCTTGCTAGGCTTCTCGCTGGACGCGCACGGTCCGGTGGGCGGGGCTTCCACGGCGGGGTACGGCTCCGGTGCCGGGATGCAAGGGATGCAGGACAGGTCGGGCAGGTTGCTGTTCGCGTTCGAGGACTTGAAGCCGACGGCAAACTCTGGCGCCGGTGGCGGTGAGAGCGGTGGTGGTTCTGGCGCGGGCGTGGATGGCGGCGACCATCAGTTCGAGCAAGGCAACAAGGAGCAGCAAGGCAACGGCACCCCCGTTGGGCAGCCCGACACGCCGGGGTTCTGGAACGGCAtgatcggcggcggcggcacctGGTAA
- the LOC123054151 gene encoding dof zinc finger protein 1 isoform X3 → MEEMLMGAPSANQQVQGSNPNPPAQAPSSAPGAGGPMRGGTPAMAVAGSGAGAGSTERRPRPQKEKAINCPRCNSTNTKFCYYNNYSLQQPRYFCKTCRRYWTEGGSLRNVPVGGGSRKNKRSSSSSASASASAAASTTASVANSSMLGAAPNKNPKLAHEGAAHDLNLAFPHHQGGMQAQADYMAFPSLESSSMCNPGGGGMAGNGARAGGALSAMELLRSTGCYMPLQMPMQMPGEYGAAGFSLGEFRAPAPPQSQSLLGFSLDAHGPVGGASTAGYGSGAGMQGMQDRSGRLLFAFEDLKPTANSGAGGGESGGGSGAGVDGGDHQFEQGNKEQQGNGTPVGQPDTPGFWNGMIGGGGTW, encoded by the coding sequence ATGGAGGAGATGCTGATGGGAGCACCAAGCGCGAACCAGCAGGTGCAAGGGTCAAATCCGAATCCACCGGCGCAGGCTCCGTCGTCGGCGCCTGGGGCTGGGGGACCCATGAGGGGCGGGACGCCGGCCATGGCAGTGGCGGGCTCCGGAGCTGGGGCGGGTAGCACGGAGCGGCGGCCGCGGCCGCAGAAGGAGAAGGCGATCAACTGCCCGCGGTGCAACTCCACCAACACCAAGTTCTGCTACTACAACAACTACAGCCTCCAGCAGCCGCGCTACTTCTGCAAGACGTGCCGCCGGTACTGGACGGAAGGCGGGTCGCTGCGCAACGTCCCCGTCGGCGGCGGCTCCCGCAAGAACAAGCGctcttcttcgtcgtccgcgtcagCGAGCGCCTCAGCGGCCGCCTCCACGACCGCGTCCGTCGCGAACTCATCCATGCTCGGGGCGGCGCCGAACAAGAACCCGAAGCTGGCGCACGAGGGCGCAGCGCACGACCTGAACCTCGCGTTCCCGCACCACCAAGGCGGGATGCAGGCGCAGGCGGACTACATGGCGTTCCCGAGCCTGGAGAGCAGCAGCATGTGCAACCCGGGCGGCGGCGGAATGGCGGGCAATGGCGCCCGGGCCGGTGGCGCGCTCTCCGCGATGGAGCTGCTCCGGAGCACCGGCTGCTATATGCCGCTCCAGATGCCGATGCAGATGCCCGGGGAGTACGGCGCCGCGGGGTTCTCGCTCGGGGAGTTCCGCGCGCCGGCGCCACCGCAGTCGCAGAGCTTGCTAGGCTTCTCGCTGGACGCGCACGGTCCGGTGGGCGGGGCTTCCACGGCGGGGTACGGCTCCGGTGCCGGGATGCAAGGGATGCAGGACAGGTCGGGCAGGTTGCTGTTCGCGTTCGAGGACTTGAAGCCGACGGCAAACTCTGGCGCCGGTGGCGGTGAGAGCGGTGGTGGTTCTGGCGCGGGCGTGGATGGCGGCGACCATCAGTTCGAGCAAGGCAACAAGGAGCAGCAAGGCAACGGCACCCCCGTTGGGCAGCCCGACACGCCGGGGTTCTGGAACGGCAtgatcggcggcggcggcacctGGTAA